The following are encoded in a window of Jeotgalibacillus aurantiacus genomic DNA:
- a CDS encoding phage tail protein: MAEAYVGEIRMFAGDYAPQGWAICNGQALPISDNETLYSLIGVTYGGDARTFFNLPDLRGRVPIHRNNVYSPGMNGGAESVTLTGSQLPSHTHLAQANKTQTNASLSNPENNVWGYTSFANYQKDNITQQAGMRTDTISNYGGSQPHSNIMPSFTVNFIIALNGLYPTDY, translated from the coding sequence ATGGCTGAAGCTTACGTAGGAGAAATCAGAATGTTTGCCGGAGATTACGCGCCGCAGGGGTGGGCAATCTGCAATGGGCAAGCACTGCCGATTAGTGATAATGAAACATTGTATTCACTAATTGGAGTTACATATGGAGGAGATGCGCGAACATTCTTTAACCTTCCTGATTTACGTGGAAGAGTGCCCATCCACAGAAATAATGTGTATTCTCCAGGAATGAACGGAGGAGCGGAAAGCGTGACACTGACTGGCAGCCAGCTACCTTCACATACTCATCTGGCCCAGGCGAATAAAACCCAGACGAATGCTTCTTTAAGTAATCCTGAAAACAATGTATGGGGCTATACAAGCTTTGCAAATTATCAAAAGGATAATATTACACAGCAGGCTGGTATGAGAACTGACACGATTTCCAATTACGGTGGAAGCCAGCCACACTCAAATATCATGCCGTCTTTTACCGTT
- a CDS encoding GNAT family N-acetyltransferase — translation MIRISECPDKFNGQHAIQLIEAENHHDPFLYALFASTRMGEVSSWQWSDEMASHFLKMQWQAQKLSYQHQFSRAKNFIVQMNTDQIGRLMVNEDDSSIQLIDIAIMPDYQNKKLGSFMIELVQMEAQSKGKDVRLMVKRNNPALKLYKRLDFFVIEENSLDLKMVWRSSENR, via the coding sequence GTGATCCGTATCTCTGAATGTCCAGACAAATTTAATGGGCAACATGCGATTCAGCTGATCGAAGCCGAAAATCATCATGATCCTTTCTTATACGCGCTTTTTGCTTCCACCCGGATGGGAGAAGTGAGCAGTTGGCAGTGGTCTGATGAAATGGCAAGCCATTTTTTAAAAATGCAGTGGCAGGCTCAAAAGCTATCGTATCAACACCAGTTTAGTAGAGCAAAGAACTTTATTGTGCAAATGAATACTGATCAAATCGGTAGGCTTATGGTAAACGAAGATGATAGTTCAATCCAACTGATCGATATTGCAATTATGCCTGATTATCAGAATAAGAAATTAGGCTCTTTTATGATTGAACTCGTTCAAATGGAAGCACAGAGCAAAGGTAAAGATGTTCGTTTAATGGTTAAACGCAATAATCCCGCATTAAAGCTTTATAAACGGTTGGATTTTTTTGTAATAGAGGAAAATAGCCTCGATTTAAAAATGGTCTGGAGATCTTCAGAAAATAGATGA
- a CDS encoding response regulator transcription factor gives MNSYILVLTSGQGTFDFLSPIMHEHSFIPITVKDMTQIKEVFKTFDLKLILIIVDAKNDSGFEWCKEIRSTSIIPIIFISPLYDGTEVIRGLDMGADDFIIIPTDPNVLAARIRATLRRSQYHSQAAKTANTISLNKSFHTITLNFQNQKADINGTEIILSSKEFHILATLIRQPNQPISQSDLYTTIWGTDSLGDTRTLKVHISHLRKKLETAAPGTFTINAVRGVGYELGV, from the coding sequence ATGAATTCATATATTCTGGTTTTGACATCAGGTCAGGGAACATTTGATTTCCTTAGCCCTATTATGCATGAACATAGCTTTATTCCCATCACGGTGAAAGACATGACTCAGATAAAAGAGGTCTTTAAAACATTCGATTTAAAGCTGATTTTGATTATAGTTGATGCAAAAAATGATTCTGGATTTGAATGGTGCAAAGAAATTAGATCCACTTCCATCATACCTATTATTTTCATAAGCCCGCTTTATGACGGCACCGAAGTAATCAGAGGCCTTGATATGGGTGCCGATGACTTTATCATCATACCTACCGATCCAAACGTACTAGCAGCCAGAATCAGAGCAACTCTAAGACGTTCACAATATCATTCACAGGCAGCCAAAACAGCTAACACAATCTCCCTTAACAAATCGTTTCACACAATCACACTTAACTTCCAAAACCAAAAAGCCGACATCAACGGAACAGAAATCATCCTGTCATCAAAAGAATTCCACATCCTGGCCACCCTGATCCGTCAGCCCAACCAGCCGATCAGCCAATCAGACCTCTACACCACCATCTGGGGAACCGACAGCCTCGGCGACACCCGCACCCTCAAAGTCCACATCAGCCACCTTAGAAAAAAACTTGAAACTGCAGCACCTGGTACATTTACGATTAATGCTGTTAGGGGTGTGGGGTATGAACTTGGAGTATAG
- a CDS encoding transposase: MPRKPRKKSSTGMYHVMLRGINYQWIFHDEQDRRKFLEILVKGKLDKGFKLYAWCLMDNHVHLVLEEGELTVSRLIQRIACSYAMYYNWKYQASGPVFYDRFRSETVESIRYLFTVIRYVHQNPVKANLVKRPSEWDWSSCKSYYGQYDYFSSLVNKQEIFHHFSDNPDLSFQKFKEYNEQTTPDECLKQPVLTKNPLTDEQALHEMKHYIGKLPHTQVKNLPVEQRNQLIAQLKQIKGISQRQLSRILGVSVGLIRKAR, encoded by the coding sequence ATGCCAAGAAAACCAAGAAAAAAGAGTTCAACAGGTATGTACCATGTCATGCTGCGCGGTATTAATTATCAGTGGATTTTTCATGATGAGCAGGATCGCCGGAAGTTTTTGGAGATTCTAGTGAAAGGGAAGCTTGATAAGGGGTTTAAGTTATATGCGTGGTGTTTAATGGATAATCATGTTCATCTTGTGCTCGAAGAAGGAGAGCTAACGGTCTCAAGATTGATACAGAGGATCGCCTGTAGTTATGCGATGTATTACAACTGGAAATACCAGGCGAGCGGTCCAGTGTTTTATGACAGGTTTAGAAGCGAAACGGTGGAATCAATTAGATATTTATTCACGGTCATCCGTTATGTTCACCAAAATCCTGTAAAAGCAAATTTAGTAAAGCGACCCTCCGAATGGGACTGGAGCAGCTGTAAAAGCTATTACGGGCAATACGATTATTTTTCATCTCTCGTCAACAAACAAGAAATATTCCACCATTTTTCCGATAATCCTGACCTCTCATTTCAGAAATTCAAAGAATACAACGAACAAACAACTCCTGACGAATGCCTCAAGCAACCTGTCCTTACCAAAAATCCACTCACTGACGAGCAGGCCTTACACGAAATGAAACACTACATCGGAAAACTTCCCCACACTCAAGTCAAAAATCTCCCGGTCGAACAACGCAATCAGCTCATTGCTCAACTCAAACAAATTAAGGGAATCAGCCAACGGCAGCTGTCGCGGATTTTAGGTGTTTCGGTTGGGTTGATTAGAAAGGCGAGATAG
- a CDS encoding C40 family peptidase, whose protein sequence is MKKWLYAFATTATVTAFGVGMEDEAAAETYKVENGDSLWKIANKHNVTVDHLKKLNNLTSELIYPNQVLSVKGAAAAPVQNNTPAPAPVRQSGSTYTVKSGDTLSAIASKAGMSFQDLMKSNNLSSHIIFPGQVLSIKKGAPGNAGSSPQTPIATKPKESIYTVQPGDSLSKIAINHNITLAKLMDLNNLSGSLIYAGQKLKIAADASVNNPPVTAPSAPPIQSTVEYIVKSGDTLSKIALSHKISLAELKTINGLTSDIIFVGQKLKLKGNSPGAPEQISNPAVPIQGAASLLKEASALLNVPYAWGGSSPDGFDCSGFIYYVFQKAGFSVTRTNAVGMHARSFEVSAPQPGDLVFFENTYRSGISHVGIYLGNDQFIHASDKGVEITNLSHSYWSTKFESFKRFYN, encoded by the coding sequence TTGAAAAAGTGGTTATATGCGTTTGCAACGACTGCGACTGTGACAGCGTTTGGCGTCGGGATGGAAGACGAGGCGGCTGCTGAGACTTATAAGGTTGAGAATGGGGATTCGCTGTGGAAGATTGCAAATAAGCATAATGTCACAGTTGATCATTTGAAAAAGTTGAATAACCTGACTTCTGAACTCATTTACCCAAATCAGGTTTTATCGGTGAAGGGGGCTGCAGCAGCTCCTGTTCAAAATAACACGCCCGCTCCTGCGCCGGTCAGGCAGTCAGGATCAACGTATACTGTAAAATCTGGAGACACACTTTCAGCGATTGCATCAAAGGCTGGTATGTCTTTTCAAGATTTAATGAAATCGAATAATCTCAGCTCTCATATTATTTTTCCAGGTCAAGTACTTTCTATTAAAAAAGGAGCTCCGGGTAATGCAGGATCCTCTCCTCAAACTCCGATTGCGACTAAACCGAAAGAAAGTATTTATACAGTTCAACCTGGAGATTCATTGTCCAAAATTGCGATCAATCATAATATCACCCTGGCTAAATTAATGGACCTTAACAATTTAAGTGGTTCACTTATTTACGCTGGTCAAAAACTAAAGATTGCAGCGGATGCATCTGTAAATAATCCGCCTGTCACTGCACCATCCGCACCGCCAATACAATCGACGGTGGAATATATCGTGAAAAGCGGTGATACATTAAGTAAAATCGCTCTTTCACATAAAATATCTTTAGCAGAATTAAAAACGATTAATGGTTTAACGTCTGATATTATTTTTGTCGGACAGAAGCTAAAGCTGAAAGGCAATTCGCCTGGTGCGCCCGAACAGATTTCTAATCCCGCTGTGCCGATTCAAGGAGCAGCTTCTCTATTAAAAGAGGCTTCTGCATTATTAAATGTTCCTTATGCCTGGGGTGGAAGTTCACCAGATGGGTTTGACTGCAGCGGTTTTATTTACTACGTATTCCAAAAAGCCGGATTTTCCGTTACGCGTACAAATGCGGTGGGGATGCATGCGAGATCTTTTGAAGTCAGTGCACCACAACCGGGTGACCTAGTGTTCTTCGAAAACACCTATCGCAGCGGCATTTCCCACGTTGGCATTTATTTAGGTAATGACCAGTTCATCCACGCAAGTGATAAAGGAGTAGAAATCACAAACCTTAGTCATTCTTATTGGTCTACTAAATTTGAAAGTTTTAAGAGATTCTATAATTAA
- a CDS encoding acetamidase/formamidase family protein — protein sequence MSEQRKATDTLLVNSFIDGVLDPAKEMLGPVKDGGHIIANTAPGCWGPMITPCIRGGHEVTKPVFVEGAEPGDAIVIKIHSINVTSLATSSGNDAPVEGRFLGDPFVAVKCPECGTMYPDTVIEGIGQEAIRCANCHADVTPFVFTNGYTISFSEHGDVGVTVSKEAAKTIARDGKAYMKTPENSIQNPIVTFAPHDLVGVVARMRPFLGQLGTTPSRPIPDSHNAGDFGSFLVGAPHDYVVTQDELDEHRTDGHMDISRVRAGATIICPVKVPGGGVYLGDMHAMQGDGEIAGHTADVAGIVHLQVHVIKKANLKGPILLPNEDDLPYTAKPFTKEELASAKALAAQWNIEQLEQSLPVSIIGTGSNLNLATDNGLQRAADLFGVTVPEIMNRTTITGSIEIGRNPGVVTITFLAPEHYLEKAGLLDEVKRQYPGA from the coding sequence ATGAGTGAACAGAGAAAAGCAACGGATACTCTTTTGGTGAATTCTTTTATTGATGGGGTACTGGATCCTGCGAAAGAGATGCTTGGACCGGTCAAGGATGGCGGACATATTATTGCGAATACGGCGCCAGGCTGCTGGGGGCCGATGATTACTCCCTGCATTCGCGGGGGTCACGAAGTAACGAAACCTGTATTTGTTGAAGGTGCAGAGCCTGGTGATGCGATTGTGATTAAGATTCATTCCATTAATGTCACATCACTTGCGACTTCTTCAGGTAATGATGCTCCGGTAGAAGGACGGTTTCTCGGTGATCCTTTTGTTGCCGTGAAATGTCCGGAGTGCGGTACGATGTATCCTGATACGGTGATTGAAGGAATCGGTCAGGAAGCCATCCGCTGTGCAAACTGTCATGCGGACGTAACGCCTTTCGTATTTACAAATGGGTATACGATCAGCTTCAGTGAGCACGGCGATGTCGGGGTAACGGTTAGTAAAGAAGCCGCGAAAACCATCGCACGTGATGGAAAAGCGTATATGAAAACGCCTGAGAACTCGATCCAGAATCCGATTGTAACTTTTGCTCCTCATGATCTCGTTGGTGTGGTGGCAAGAATGCGCCCATTTTTAGGACAGTTGGGCACAACGCCCTCACGACCGATCCCTGACTCTCATAATGCCGGAGACTTTGGATCGTTCCTCGTTGGTGCGCCGCATGATTATGTGGTCACGCAGGACGAGCTTGATGAACACCGTACGGACGGCCATATGGATATCAGCCGTGTCAGAGCCGGTGCAACGATTATCTGTCCGGTTAAAGTGCCAGGTGGCGGGGTGTATCTTGGTGACATGCACGCGATGCAGGGTGACGGCGAAATTGCAGGTCACACCGCTGATGTAGCAGGCATCGTCCATCTTCAGGTTCACGTCATCAAAAAAGCTAATCTAAAAGGTCCAATCCTTCTGCCAAATGAGGACGATCTTCCATACACAGCAAAGCCATTTACAAAAGAAGAACTCGCCTCTGCAAAAGCACTCGCAGCTCAATGGAACATCGAACAGCTTGAACAATCACTGCCAGTATCAATCATTGGAACCGGCTCCAACCTGAACCTGGCAACAGACAACGGACTGCAGCGCGCCGCCGACCTCTTCGGCGTCACCGTCCCTGAAATCATGAACCGCACCACCATCACCGGCTCCATCGAAATCGGTCGTAATCCGGGTGTTGTCACGATTACCTTCCTTGCACCGGAGCATTATTTGGAGAAGGCCGGGCTACTGGATGAGGTGAAGAGGCAGTACCCAGGGGCTTAA
- a CDS encoding YheC/YheD family protein, with the protein MAAEQSVELVFFSIDEVDFQSCQIQGKGFENGTWINRLTNFPKLIMNDCSTSPDRVKHLDKEKLLRLEVPFLSHLIEDKLSIYQRLEGSEDFSDLLIPSYPLRTLRDFSQIVRESPKSILKPTNSGKGQGIFVVTRKSEQSFIFQNGQNRSTYNRFFTQKMISDLCKKGNYMIQPYIPSLTLEGHVFHIRVHVMRNSKSVWTCGAVIADIAEKGWQISNYKGNKTIRAIDLLHQQFEKKGITMYNNIIQRSLKLAQHIDQFYPFMIDELAFDYGLDPDHNFRLFEANTGPEIITFAETREKERAKHRIGLAKTVVHALEKIPLEDRKGKHFKIH; encoded by the coding sequence GTGGCTGCTGAACAATCTGTGGAGCTTGTGTTTTTCAGTATTGATGAGGTTGATTTTCAATCCTGTCAGATTCAGGGTAAGGGATTTGAGAATGGAACCTGGATCAATCGGTTAACGAACTTCCCTAAGTTAATTATGAATGATTGTTCAACTTCCCCTGATCGGGTTAAGCATCTTGATAAAGAGAAGTTACTTCGTTTAGAGGTTCCATTTTTATCGCATTTGATTGAAGATAAGTTATCGATTTACCAACGTTTAGAGGGAAGTGAGGATTTTTCAGACCTGTTAATACCTTCTTATCCTCTGAGGACACTGAGAGATTTTTCACAGATTGTCAGAGAATCCCCTAAAAGCATCTTGAAACCAACCAATTCTGGAAAAGGGCAAGGGATTTTTGTTGTTACCAGAAAGAGCGAACAATCGTTTATCTTTCAAAATGGTCAGAATAGATCCACATATAATAGATTCTTCACTCAAAAGATGATCAGTGACCTTTGTAAAAAAGGGAACTATATGATTCAGCCTTATATCCCTTCATTAACGCTAGAAGGCCACGTCTTTCATATTCGGGTCCATGTGATGAGAAATTCAAAATCAGTGTGGACATGTGGAGCGGTCATTGCAGACATTGCCGAAAAAGGGTGGCAAATCAGCAATTACAAAGGCAACAAAACCATCCGTGCTATTGACTTATTACATCAACAATTTGAAAAAAAAGGAATCACGATGTATAACAACATCATCCAGCGCTCACTCAAACTCGCTCAACACATCGATCAATTCTATCCCTTTATGATCGACGAACTCGCATTTGATTACGGTCTTGATCCCGACCACAACTTTCGACTATTTGAAGCCAACACCGGCCCAGAAATCATCACATTCGCAGAAACACGCGAAAAAGAACGCGCCAAACATCGTATCGGACTGGCCAAAACAGTGGTGCATGCTTTAGAAAAAATTCCGTTAGAGGATAGAAAGGGAAAGCATTTTAAAATTCATTAG
- a CDS encoding bifunctional 2',3'-cyclic-nucleotide 2'-phosphodiesterase/3'-nucleotidase — protein MGKSRKVAGSVLTLGLLVTPFVLADGAKAAEGDQVKLRIMETTDLHTNVFPYDYYRGTMNQNVGLLKTATLIEQAHAEAKNSVLVDNGDTIQGTPLGTYFAKVEPVKEGEIHPMIKVMNELDYDMVTLGNHEFNYGLDFMEQVYGDANFGYVSANTYVDDGDDDPSNDQPAYDPYKIVPKTVIDEEGNEQTINVGYIGFVAPQIVQWDKANLDGKIISKDIAESAEKYVPQMKAEGADVIIAIAHTGFDQMAEKGAFSENAILPLSEVEGIDAITFSHTHNTFPAPAGAQLSSGFKDANGVLPYIDADKGTINGVPAVQAGFGGGYLGLIDLTLEEVNGEWEVTDSQSANRSIANVEINEELASFVEADHQATISYSEGKLGTTTAPIYSFFALVEDDPSVQIVTDAQKWYVEEYIRLNSPELADTPILSAGAPFKAGRNSIEEYTDIAEGDLTIRSAGDLYLYDNTLKAVQLTGAQVREWLEMSAGKFNQVDPDSTEQQELLNPDFPAFNFDVIDGVTYEIDITQPAKYNNDGTLKTADANRIVNLEYNGEPVSDDQEFIVITNNYRAGGGGNFPGLADAPLVVDSAEENRQILMDYITELGEVNPSADQNWQIKPIDADLNVTFLSSPAAEKYADGRISYTGETDERGFGVYRFSMKSEAEVPAEPTFSDVPAEFWAAAYINDLSEKNVVKGYANGMFKPNNPVLRGQFLSMVVRSLGLSDGELTLEQEIELAIENGITTRTTATFNPYERVTREQMVAMLMRAYEVKNGEAYDAENNSVYTDRGAISSVFTEYIDAATELGYISGRENGSFDPRGTSTRAHAAKVLSLFLK, from the coding sequence TTGGGTAAGAGCAGGAAGGTTGCAGGATCGGTTTTAACGTTGGGGCTTTTGGTAACACCTTTTGTTTTGGCAGATGGCGCGAAGGCAGCGGAGGGTGATCAGGTGAAGCTGCGGATTATGGAAACGACGGATTTGCATACGAATGTATTTCCGTACGATTATTATCGCGGAACAATGAATCAGAATGTTGGTTTATTGAAGACAGCGACTCTCATTGAGCAGGCGCATGCTGAAGCGAAAAACTCTGTGCTTGTGGACAATGGAGACACGATTCAGGGTACACCTCTTGGGACTTATTTTGCGAAAGTGGAGCCTGTGAAAGAGGGCGAAATTCATCCAATGATCAAGGTGATGAATGAGCTTGACTATGACATGGTGACGCTTGGTAACCACGAATTCAACTATGGACTTGACTTTATGGAGCAGGTGTATGGAGATGCGAATTTTGGATATGTGAGTGCAAATACATATGTAGATGACGGGGATGACGATCCGTCAAATGACCAGCCGGCTTATGATCCATATAAGATTGTGCCGAAAACGGTTATAGATGAAGAAGGTAACGAACAGACGATCAACGTTGGCTATATCGGCTTTGTCGCACCGCAGATTGTGCAGTGGGATAAAGCAAATTTAGATGGCAAAATCATTTCAAAGGATATTGCGGAATCAGCTGAAAAGTACGTTCCTCAGATGAAGGCAGAAGGCGCGGACGTGATTATTGCGATTGCGCACACAGGTTTTGATCAGATGGCGGAAAAAGGCGCATTCTCTGAAAATGCGATTCTTCCATTAAGTGAAGTGGAAGGCATTGATGCGATCACGTTTTCACATACGCACAACACATTCCCTGCTCCAGCTGGCGCGCAGTTAAGCTCGGGCTTTAAAGATGCAAATGGCGTACTTCCGTATATTGATGCTGACAAAGGAACGATCAACGGCGTTCCTGCAGTTCAGGCCGGCTTTGGCGGCGGCTACCTCGGGCTGATCGACCTGACGCTTGAAGAGGTAAATGGGGAGTGGGAGGTTACAGACTCTCAATCTGCCAACCGCTCAATTGCCAATGTGGAAATCAATGAAGAGCTTGCTTCATTCGTTGAAGCGGATCATCAGGCAACGATCAGCTATTCTGAAGGAAAACTTGGTACAACAACGGCTCCGATCTACAGCTTTTTTGCTTTAGTAGAGGACGATCCATCGGTACAAATCGTAACGGATGCGCAGAAATGGTACGTGGAGGAATACATTCGCCTTAACTCACCAGAGCTTGCAGACACACCAATCCTGTCAGCAGGGGCACCATTTAAAGCAGGCCGAAACAGCATTGAAGAATACACAGACATCGCAGAAGGCGACCTGACTATCCGCAGTGCAGGTGACCTTTATTTATACGACAACACATTAAAGGCCGTTCAGTTAACAGGTGCACAGGTGCGCGAGTGGCTTGAAATGTCAGCCGGTAAATTCAATCAGGTTGATCCGGATTCAACAGAACAGCAGGAGCTCCTGAACCCTGACTTCCCTGCGTTTAACTTTGACGTAATCGACGGCGTGACTTACGAAATCGACATCACGCAACCGGCTAAATATAACAATGACGGCACGCTGAAAACGGCAGATGCTAATCGTATCGTCAACCTTGAATACAACGGTGAACCTGTTTCTGACGACCAGGAATTTATCGTCATCACCAATAACTACCGTGCAGGCGGCGGAGGAAACTTCCCGGGTCTCGCAGATGCACCACTTGTCGTTGATTCAGCAGAAGAAAACCGCCAGATCCTGATGGATTACATCACAGAGCTTGGCGAAGTAAACCCGTCAGCAGACCAGAACTGGCAGATCAAGCCGATCGACGCTGACCTGAACGTGACATTCCTTTCAAGCCCGGCTGCTGAAAAATATGCAGACGGACGCATCAGCTATACAGGTGAAACGGATGAGAGAGGCTTTGGCGTTTATCGCTTCAGCATGAAGTCAGAAGCAGAAGTCCCGGCAGAGCCAACATTTAGCGATGTGCCGGCAGAATTCTGGGCTGCAGCCTACATCAATGATCTATCAGAAAAGAATGTTGTAAAAGGTTATGCAAACGGTATGTTTAAGCCAAACAATCCTGTGCTCAGAGGACAATTCCTATCCATGGTCGTGCGTTCACTTGGCCTGAGTGATGGTGAACTCACACTCGAGCAGGAAATTGAACTTGCCATAGAAAACGGCATTACAACAAGAACTACAGCAACCTTCAACCCATACGAGCGCGTAACACGCGAACAAATGGTGGCCATGCTCATGCGTGCATATGAAGTCAAAAACGGAGAAGCATACGATGCTGAAAATAACTCAGTCTACACAGACCGAGGCGCCATCAGCAGCGTCTTTACCGAATACATCGACGCCGCAACCGAACTCGGCTACATCAGCGGCAGAGAAAACGGCAGCTTCGACCCACGTGGCACGTCTACACGAGCACACGCTGCGAAGGTGTTGTCGTTGTTTTTGAAATAA
- a CDS encoding S-layer homology domain-containing protein translates to MKKLAVLLMSFVMVLSFLPGKEGKSFGGLSDVTVSYWAYDYIMPLVDQEIIRGFEDGTFKPERQVTRGQAAMLIGRALELDTQNRPDPGFSDVSPTTSGYDYIAALVDEGVFMKAEKFNPAAPLKRSQMSKILVEAFELTGTSSKTFTDVTSAHWARGYISTLLANEITTGRTPDRFDPEAHVNRAQMAVFIYRTLYGEIQKDDSSTGGQDPQMVNEILTLINKERAAEELAPLKLDPAVQELADLKAADMRDNDYFDHFSPKYGTIFQMMDEKGITRKSAGENIAAGQSGASSAMNAWMNSEGHRANILNPGYTHVGIGYSEGGSYGTYFVQVFVGK, encoded by the coding sequence TTGAAGAAGCTTGCTGTATTGTTGATGAGTTTTGTCATGGTGCTTAGTTTCTTGCCTGGTAAGGAAGGGAAGTCGTTTGGCGGGTTGTCTGATGTGACAGTGTCTTATTGGGCTTATGATTATATTATGCCGCTGGTAGATCAGGAGATTATCAGAGGGTTTGAGGATGGAACGTTTAAACCTGAGCGTCAGGTGACGCGTGGTCAGGCTGCTATGCTGATTGGAAGGGCGCTTGAATTGGATACACAGAATCGACCGGACCCTGGATTTTCTGATGTGTCCCCAACGACTAGTGGATATGATTATATTGCTGCTTTAGTTGATGAGGGTGTATTTATGAAAGCAGAGAAATTTAATCCTGCGGCTCCTTTAAAACGTTCACAGATGTCTAAAATTTTGGTAGAGGCATTTGAATTAACGGGAACATCGAGTAAGACATTTACTGATGTAACGAGTGCTCATTGGGCACGTGGCTATATCAGTACTCTATTAGCTAATGAGATCACCACCGGAAGAACGCCTGACCGTTTTGATCCGGAAGCGCATGTGAATCGTGCACAAATGGCGGTGTTCATTTACCGTACATTATACGGTGAAATTCAGAAGGACGATTCAAGCACGGGTGGACAAGATCCTCAAATGGTGAACGAGATCCTGACATTGATAAATAAAGAGCGCGCTGCTGAAGAACTTGCTCCGTTAAAGCTTGACCCAGCCGTACAGGAACTTGCTGATCTGAAAGCAGCTGATATGCGAGATAACGATTACTTTGATCACTTCTCGCCTAAATACGGAACCATCTTTCAAATGATGGACGAAAAAGGAATCACAAGAAAATCTGCAGGAGAAAACATAGCCGCAGGACAAAGCGGAGCTTCATCCGCCATGAATGCATGGATGAACAGCGAAGGACACCGTGCCAACATTCTAAATCCAGGATATACACACGTTGGCATTGGGTATTCTGAAGGCGGAAGTTATGGGACTTATTTTGTGCAGGTTTTTGTAGGGAAATAA